A window of the Synechococcus sp. LTW-R genome harbors these coding sequences:
- a CDS encoding glycosyltransferase family 2 protein → MQIPNTESDERMKGECIAVMGPKGAAVITPYHKESIQVLWRCHLSCLRQYGDWRLRHVMVADGHPREEVDGWDVDHIILPISHGDNGNTPRCVGAISAINQGYWPILLLDADNWFQPWHINTIEKLRQQHPSADVLAMGRVCALPDGTQIPGVSEEDLEHRHVDTSCYVFYPSSFRVLPIWGMMPPYLGPICDRFIRKSIIEFGLVLAGTHHPSVVFTAHYSWAYEALSRQAPNDVHDIDWKQLQSAYNADEVYQRTGLH, encoded by the coding sequence ATGCAGATTCCTAATACCGAGAGTGATGAGAGAATGAAAGGAGAGTGCATCGCCGTGATGGGCCCTAAAGGTGCAGCTGTAATCACGCCTTACCACAAAGAATCAATCCAAGTGCTTTGGAGATGCCACCTCAGCTGTTTACGGCAATATGGAGATTGGAGGTTGCGGCATGTGATGGTGGCTGATGGCCATCCACGTGAAGAAGTTGATGGGTGGGATGTTGATCACATCATCCTCCCCATATCGCACGGAGATAATGGCAACACTCCGCGATGCGTTGGAGCAATTTCCGCTATTAATCAGGGCTATTGGCCAATCCTCCTCCTAGATGCTGATAACTGGTTTCAGCCTTGGCACATCAACACGATAGAAAAACTCAGACAGCAGCACCCCAGTGCAGATGTTTTAGCAATGGGTCGGGTGTGTGCACTACCCGATGGCACACAGATTCCGGGCGTGTCCGAAGAAGATCTAGAACATCGCCATGTAGATACATCCTGTTATGTGTTTTACCCATCGTCGTTTCGTGTATTACCGATCTGGGGAATGATGCCACCATATCTGGGTCCAATTTGTGATCGGTTTATTCGGAAGTCGATCATAGAATTTGGCCTTGTTTTAGCAGGTACACATCACCCCAGCGTTGTCTTTACTGCTCACTACAGCTGGGCATATGAAGCGCTAAGTCGGCAAGCCCCAAATGATGTTCACGACATCGACTGGAAACAACTTCAAAGTGCATATAACGCCGATGAAGTTTATCAGCGCACGGGCTTGCACTAA
- a CDS encoding carbamoyl-phosphate synthase: MQRSLHLSLSLSGVAALLLSNGGLLPAAAQEASGAEDLGVMSISLEDVVKPTIGIQGALQGAGTPNQAGIGGFWPLSVGDNSVWFLDALANINFADREGESSIINTDVAGTTISTSSRLGYRWLNGDRSWMFGINGGYDSRPMNTGGTDTGVNVSGAETSAFFQQVAVNAEAVSNDWNFNAYALITVGDTEQKLNWFYQGGALDTYGLDVGYFITPAVNASVGYYYQNGDMGEVDGAGVLGRLAYEISNGLTAGVNISYDEAFDTRVSADLKVRFGGASTTVKRKDVHRHTVINALTSTPSNRDVRVHDGPVDDPDNAWAVFLQSIGGGGGPGGSVNNAAAGGNLTSS; the protein is encoded by the coding sequence ATGCAGCGTTCATTGCACTTGTCGTTATCGCTGAGTGGTGTTGCTGCATTGTTACTCTCCAATGGCGGACTGCTGCCTGCAGCGGCCCAGGAAGCAAGTGGTGCAGAAGACCTTGGTGTGATGAGCATCAGCCTTGAGGATGTGGTCAAGCCCACCATTGGGATTCAAGGGGCATTGCAAGGAGCAGGAACACCAAACCAAGCAGGTATTGGTGGGTTTTGGCCGCTTTCTGTTGGTGACAACAGCGTCTGGTTTCTTGATGCCCTTGCCAACATCAACTTCGCTGATCGTGAGGGTGAGAGCAGCATCATCAACACCGATGTTGCTGGCACCACGATCAGCACCTCCTCAAGGCTTGGTTATCGCTGGCTGAATGGTGATCGCAGCTGGATGTTTGGTATTAACGGTGGCTATGACAGCCGTCCGATGAATACAGGTGGAACCGATACAGGCGTCAATGTCAGCGGTGCTGAGACGAGTGCTTTCTTCCAGCAGGTGGCTGTTAATGCAGAAGCTGTTTCTAATGACTGGAACTTTAATGCCTATGCCTTGATTACTGTTGGTGATACTGAGCAGAAACTGAACTGGTTCTATCAAGGTGGTGCACTGGATACCTATGGCCTTGATGTTGGTTATTTCATCACTCCAGCCGTTAATGCTTCTGTTGGTTACTACTACCAAAATGGAGATATGGGCGAGGTTGATGGTGCTGGCGTTCTTGGTCGCTTGGCTTATGAGATCAGTAATGGCTTAACGGCAGGAGTGAATATCTCCTATGACGAGGCATTTGATACAAGAGTTTCAGCAGATCTTAAGGTTCGCTTTGGTGGTGCATCTACAACAGTGAAGCGCAAAGATGTTCATCGACACACCGTAATCAATGCCCTAACATCAACACCAAGCAATAGGGATGTACGAGTTCATGACGGTCCCGTTGACGATCCCGATAACGCTTGGGCTGTGTTTTTGCAAAGCATTGGCGGCGGCGGCGGGCCAGGCGGGAGCGTAAACAATGCAGCTGCTGGAGGGAATCTAACATCATCCTAA
- a CDS encoding tyrosine-type recombinase/integrase, which yields MDKAEALAYVSRLFDAAMAGAVLWGDDLLLKRFLEQCSRTGSQETINGYARELRHFVRWRDELHPHLHLRELDPALVDDWVSSLREQVAAGLMKPRTYNRRIAAISSLYRWASEPTRSAVTGIPRNPMPRRATYMVPKLAKPMSEDDLGMVLATIARAAATSTTARRDFVMVKGSYLLGCRVSELCRLQWKDIEPLDGAGQVHLLGKGSKPRTVRISTPTLELFESLGRGAPEDWLFPSNKRNGRLTRQGVAARMARWGKAADVHLYPHRCRHTHATHAIRRGVDVFTLSATLGHSSTGTTSNYVLAEPGESSSLRLG from the coding sequence ATGGATAAAGCGGAGGCTTTGGCCTACGTCTCGCGTCTGTTTGACGCCGCCATGGCCGGGGCCGTGCTCTGGGGAGACGACCTTCTCTTGAAGCGTTTTCTCGAACAGTGCAGCCGCACCGGGAGCCAGGAGACCATCAACGGCTACGCCCGAGAGCTGCGCCATTTCGTTCGCTGGCGAGATGAGCTGCACCCCCACCTGCACCTGCGGGAGTTGGACCCGGCCCTGGTGGATGACTGGGTGTCCTCCCTGCGGGAACAAGTTGCCGCTGGCCTGATGAAGCCGCGGACCTACAACCGCCGGATCGCTGCCATCAGCTCGCTCTACCGCTGGGCCTCGGAGCCCACGCGGTCAGCCGTGACCGGCATCCCCCGGAATCCGATGCCGCGCCGCGCCACCTACATGGTCCCGAAGCTGGCCAAGCCAATGTCAGAGGACGATCTCGGCATGGTGCTGGCCACCATCGCCAGAGCTGCCGCCACCAGCACCACCGCCCGCCGTGACTTCGTGATGGTGAAGGGCAGTTATCTCCTGGGCTGCCGGGTGTCCGAGCTGTGCCGCTTGCAGTGGAAGGACATCGAGCCGCTGGATGGCGCTGGCCAGGTTCACCTCCTCGGCAAGGGCAGCAAGCCCCGCACCGTTCGCATCAGCACCCCCACGCTGGAGCTGTTCGAGTCGCTGGGCCGCGGCGCTCCCGAGGACTGGCTCTTTCCAAGTAATAAAAGGAATGGGCGATTGACCCGGCAGGGGGTGGCCGCTCGCATGGCCAGATGGGGAAAGGCTGCCGACGTGCACCTGTACCCGCACCGTTGCCGTCACACCCATGCCACTCATGCAATTCGGCGGGGGGTGGACGTTTTCACGCTCTCGGCGACGCTCGGCCACAGCTCAACGGGAACCACGTCTAATTACGTTCTTGCTGAGCCTGGCGAGAGTTCATCTCTCCGGCTGGGTTGA
- a CDS encoding class I SAM-dependent RNA methyltransferase yields the protein MTEAWRQQSHRRSGLIQGIAVLPQGLEEIGAEELIKLGAKQVEPLRRAAAFEADMACLYRLHLQCRYPFRFLREMARFPCHDRESLYFGIQNALDWERWLHPSMSFRVDVSGSNPGLSHSHYTALQVKNAVVDLQRNLWGERSSIDLEEPDLSLHVHLNRQEARLSLDGSVGSLHRRGYRSAMGLAPLKENLAAGLVRLTGWDGTTPLVDPLCGSGTLLIEAASWALSQAPGLHRPFALEGWADFNAELWEEEQRRAQAREQPLSTLPVLLGCEQNASVADQARHNAQAAGLDEAITIQTGDFRTLEPPSGPGVLVCNPPYGERIGEREELEQLYADLGAMVKERCSGWSLWLLSGNPELTGALRMKASRRIPVSNGGIDCRWLHYEIR from the coding sequence ATGACAGAGGCCTGGCGCCAGCAGTCCCATCGCCGCAGCGGCCTCATCCAAGGGATTGCGGTGCTCCCCCAGGGCCTCGAGGAGATTGGCGCTGAGGAGCTCATCAAGCTGGGGGCCAAGCAGGTGGAACCCCTGCGGCGTGCCGCGGCCTTCGAAGCGGACATGGCTTGCCTCTATCGGCTGCATCTGCAATGCCGTTACCCCTTCCGCTTCCTCCGGGAAATGGCGCGGTTCCCCTGCCATGACCGCGAGTCGCTCTACTTCGGCATCCAGAACGCCCTCGACTGGGAGCGCTGGCTGCACCCCTCCATGAGCTTCCGCGTCGATGTCAGCGGCAGCAATCCAGGGCTCAGCCATAGCCACTACACGGCCCTGCAGGTCAAAAACGCTGTTGTCGATCTGCAGCGGAACCTCTGGGGTGAGCGCTCCTCCATCGATCTTGAGGAGCCGGACCTCTCCCTCCATGTCCACCTCAACCGCCAGGAAGCCCGGCTCAGCCTGGATGGCTCCGTCGGCAGCCTGCATCGCCGGGGCTACCGCAGCGCCATGGGCCTCGCCCCCCTCAAAGAAAACCTGGCCGCCGGCTTGGTTCGCCTCACTGGCTGGGATGGAACGACTCCCCTGGTGGACCCCCTCTGCGGCTCGGGCACCCTCTTGATCGAAGCCGCCAGCTGGGCCCTCTCCCAAGCCCCCGGCCTGCATCGCCCCTTTGCCCTCGAGGGCTGGGCCGACTTCAACGCCGAGCTCTGGGAGGAGGAACAACGGCGCGCCCAGGCCCGGGAGCAACCCCTCAGCACCCTGCCCGTGCTGCTGGGCTGCGAGCAGAACGCGAGCGTCGCCGATCAGGCCCGCCACAACGCCCAGGCCGCCGGCCTGGACGAGGCGATCACGATCCAAACCGGCGACTTCCGGACGCTGGAGCCCCCCAGCGGCCCCGGGGTCCTGGTCTGCAACCCGCCCTATGGCGAGCGGATCGGCGAACGGGAGGAACTCGAGCAGCTCTACGCCGATCTGGGGGCCATGGTGAAAGAACGCTGCAGCGGCTGGAGCCTCTGGCTGCTGAGCGGCAACCCGGAGCTCACCGGAGCGCTGCGGATGAAAGCCAGCCGGCGCATTCCCGTGAGCAATGGCGGCATCGATTGCCGCTGGCTCCACTACGAGATCCGTTAA
- a CDS encoding cation:proton antiporter — translation MSVPLEIQLLFIGAVYLGTLIISRFSIRIGLPAVLGVLLLGLLINLQILDVHPSEVERLQTFSLALLLFYAGLKTDIQAIRGFLKYGLVLAIAGVAISTLVLGAAIVWLTSQSGSAITPGLGNAIPLGAALLVAACLGSTDAGATLGVLRQVQRHVPQKVQDLMEFESSVNDPSALILFSVAASLFTVGVQGQALPEVIISAFSSLLQKTGSGVLVGLGFGYIARLMINRLVVDREQLLIVAISIAFMDYGCTQILGGSGFVAVYITGLLMTNEHYNQPEINHQSIQDVLLPFNTMTEISIFFIFGLLVNPNQLLPALPAGLATAAVLMLVARPLSVLVFQQMSPFSFKESLLVAWCGLRGAVPLALSFNVMTAIPMLRGVPSDTSAVLLAQNCQAIIFITVMLNLSLQGLSLPSLCRWLSDRPTPASSS, via the coding sequence ATGAGCGTCCCGCTTGAGATTCAACTGCTGTTTATCGGCGCGGTGTATCTCGGCACATTGATCATCAGTCGCTTCTCGATTCGGATTGGCCTTCCCGCCGTCCTTGGCGTCCTGCTCTTAGGGCTCCTGATCAATCTCCAGATCCTGGATGTTCATCCCTCGGAGGTGGAGCGTCTCCAGACCTTCTCCCTGGCCCTGCTGCTCTTTTATGCCGGCCTGAAAACAGACATCCAAGCCATCCGGGGCTTCCTGAAGTACGGACTCGTCCTCGCCATTGCCGGGGTCGCCATCTCGACCCTGGTGCTGGGGGCCGCCATCGTCTGGCTGACCTCCCAAAGCGGCAGCGCGATCACCCCGGGACTCGGCAACGCCATCCCCCTGGGGGCCGCACTTCTAGTGGCCGCCTGCCTGGGGTCAACGGATGCCGGCGCGACCCTCGGGGTCCTGCGCCAAGTCCAACGCCATGTCCCTCAAAAGGTGCAGGACCTGATGGAATTCGAGTCCTCGGTGAATGACCCTTCGGCGCTGATTTTGTTCAGCGTTGCCGCCAGTCTCTTCACCGTTGGCGTGCAAGGCCAAGCCTTGCCAGAGGTGATCATCAGCGCCTTCTCCAGCTTGCTGCAAAAGACCGGCTCTGGCGTCTTAGTGGGCCTGGGCTTCGGCTACATCGCCCGCTTGATGATTAACCGCTTAGTGGTCGATCGCGAGCAACTGCTGATCGTGGCGATCTCCATCGCCTTTATGGATTACGGCTGCACCCAGATTCTCGGTGGATCTGGATTTGTCGCGGTCTATATCACCGGTCTCCTAATGACCAACGAGCACTACAACCAACCGGAGATCAATCACCAAAGCATCCAAGACGTATTGCTGCCGTTCAACACGATGACGGAGATCAGCATCTTCTTCATTTTCGGCTTGCTGGTGAATCCGAATCAGCTGCTGCCGGCCCTTCCCGCCGGCCTAGCCACCGCCGCGGTCCTCATGCTCGTCGCCCGCCCCTTGAGCGTCCTGGTCTTCCAACAAATGTCGCCCTTCAGTTTTAAGGAGTCGCTATTGGTGGCCTGGTGCGGCCTGCGCGGTGCGGTGCCCCTGGCGCTCTCCTTCAACGTCATGACGGCCATCCCGATGCTGCGGGGCGTGCCCAGCGACACCAGCGCCGTCCTGCTGGCCCAGAACTGCCAGGCCATCATCTTCATCACGGTGATGCTGAACCTCAGCCTGCAGGGACTGTCCCTACCGAGCCTCTGCCGTTGGCTCAGCGACCGACCAACGCCCGCGTCGTCTTCGTAA
- a CDS encoding phage holin family protein, producing MTSSDSSSPQDAPRRGVPLKAASRITGLVASVMDLHVRIALKEADREKRRLIGGVVLLMAGFSALLMAWLAADVALLVWLHQSWAWSWIHAALGVMGMNLLLSGLFLRIGGLMTKGPYLPETLAGLTKTTRALVGR from the coding sequence ATGACCAGCTCCGACTCTTCTTCCCCGCAAGATGCGCCGCGGCGTGGGGTGCCCCTGAAGGCGGCGTCTCGGATCACCGGTCTGGTGGCCTCGGTGATGGACCTGCATGTCCGCATCGCCCTGAAGGAGGCCGATCGGGAGAAGCGCCGCCTGATCGGCGGTGTGGTCCTGCTGATGGCCGGGTTCTCGGCGCTGCTGATGGCCTGGTTAGCGGCCGATGTGGCGCTCCTGGTTTGGTTGCATCAGAGCTGGGCTTGGAGCTGGATCCATGCCGCCCTCGGGGTGATGGGCATGAACCTGCTCTTGAGCGGACTCTTCTTGCGGATCGGCGGCCTGATGACGAAGGGCCCCTACCTGCCTGAAACGCTGGCGGGGCTTACGAAGACGACGCGGGCGTTGGTCGGTCGCTGA